A region of Epinephelus fuscoguttatus linkage group LG1, E.fuscoguttatus.final_Chr_v1 DNA encodes the following proteins:
- the cdkn1a gene encoding cyclin-dependent kinase inhibitor 1 isoform X1 encodes MCGMMASHKRILSALGNGPARRNLFGPVDREQLQAEYQAALRKDLDEASQRWSFDFISDKPLESGDFQWEGVSGTKVPLLYRSCMHGLGQAATQRVAEAAVKPKAGGRVGSLQKEKENIPLSPERCSFNLENLEKTPEKRETTGLKRKQTNITDFYQAKRRVVGMPRKSGE; translated from the exons ATG TGTGGAATGATGGCTTCTCACAAGCGGATCCTGAGCGCCCTTGGAAACGGCCCTGCCCGAAGAAACCTGTTCGGCCCAGTCGACAGAGAGCAGCTGCAGGCGGAGTACCAGGCCGCCCTGAGGAAAGACCTGGACGAGGCTTCCCAGCGGTGGAGCTTCGATTTCATCTCGGACAAGCCTCTGGAGAGCGGTGACTTCCAGTGGGAAGGTGTCTCAGGCACCAAGGTGCCACTGCTCTACAGATCCTGCATGCATGGCCTAGGACAAGCAGCGACCCAGAGGGTGGCAGAGGCAGCGGTGAAGCCCAAGGCAGGGGGAAGGGTGGGGTCACtacagaaggagaaggagaacaTTCCACTGTCGCCAGAGAGATGTTCGTTCAACCTGGAGAACCTGGAGAAGACGCCAGAGAAGAGAGAGACCACAGGGCTGAAGAGGAAGCAGACTAACATTACAG ATTTCTATCAGGCTAAAAGAAGAGTAGTTGGGATGCCACGCAAATCCGGCGAGTGA
- the cdkn1a gene encoding cyclin-dependent kinase inhibitor 1 isoform X2, giving the protein MMASHKRILSALGNGPARRNLFGPVDREQLQAEYQAALRKDLDEASQRWSFDFISDKPLESGDFQWEGVSGTKVPLLYRSCMHGLGQAATQRVAEAAVKPKAGGRVGSLQKEKENIPLSPERCSFNLENLEKTPEKRETTGLKRKQTNITDFYQAKRRVVGMPRKSGE; this is encoded by the exons ATGATGGCTTCTCACAAGCGGATCCTGAGCGCCCTTGGAAACGGCCCTGCCCGAAGAAACCTGTTCGGCCCAGTCGACAGAGAGCAGCTGCAGGCGGAGTACCAGGCCGCCCTGAGGAAAGACCTGGACGAGGCTTCCCAGCGGTGGAGCTTCGATTTCATCTCGGACAAGCCTCTGGAGAGCGGTGACTTCCAGTGGGAAGGTGTCTCAGGCACCAAGGTGCCACTGCTCTACAGATCCTGCATGCATGGCCTAGGACAAGCAGCGACCCAGAGGGTGGCAGAGGCAGCGGTGAAGCCCAAGGCAGGGGGAAGGGTGGGGTCACtacagaaggagaaggagaacaTTCCACTGTCGCCAGAGAGATGTTCGTTCAACCTGGAGAACCTGGAGAAGACGCCAGAGAAGAGAGAGACCACAGGGCTGAAGAGGAAGCAGACTAACATTACAG ATTTCTATCAGGCTAAAAGAAGAGTAGTTGGGATGCCACGCAAATCCGGCGAGTGA
- the srsf3b gene encoding serine/arginine-rich splicing factor 3b codes for MHRDCPLDCKVYVGNLGNNGNKTELERSFGYYGPLRSVWVARNPPGFAFVEFEDPRDATDAVRELDGRTLCGCRVRVELSNGEKRSRTRGAPPPWSRRPRDRDDYRRRSPPPRRRSPRRRSFSRSRSRSFSRDRRRERSLSRDRNHKPSRSFSRSRSRSRSNDRK; via the exons ATGCATCGTGACTGTCCTCTTGATTGTAAGGTCTATGTTGGAAATCTGGGCAACAATGGAAACAAGACAGAGCTAGAGAGGTCATTTGGCTACTATGGTCCTCTCCGTAGTGTCTGGGTGGCCAGGAACCCTCCAGGTTTCGCCTTTGTAGAATTTGAAGATCCCAGAGATGCAACTGATGCGGTGCGTGAGCTTGATGGAAG GACATTGTGTGGTTGCCGGGTGCGTGTAGAGCTGTCCAATGGTGAGAAGCGCAGTCGCACCCGCGGTGCTCCCCCTCCATGGAGCAGGCGTCCTCGAGACCGTGATGACTACAGGCGTCGTAGCCCACCACCCAGACGAAG ATCTCCACGCAGGAGGAGCTTCAGCCGCAGTCGAAGCAG GTCTTTCTCaagagacaggaggagggagaggtcCCTCTCCCGGGACAGGAACCACAAACCTTCAAGGTCCTTCTCACGATCAAGGAG CCGCTCCAGGTCAAACGACAGAAAGTAG